The following is a genomic window from Ignavibacteriales bacterium.
GCGGGATGTTTCTCCCGTGGTCATCGTCGAGCTCGAACACGACGGGATTACGGGCTTTGGGGAGTCAGCTCCGATAGCGCGGTACGGAGAATCAATAGATTCCGTCACGTCATTTGTATCGCGCATCGATTGGACGAGGTTCAATGATCCTTTCCAGATTGAGTCGATACTGACCTCTGTCAATGGTATAGCGGAAGGGAATACGGCGGCGAAGGCATCGATCGACATCGCTCTGCACGACTGGGTCGGCCGGAAGCTTGGGCTGCCGCTTCACAAATACTGGGGGCTCGACAAGTCCAGGACCCCTCTCACGTCGTATACGATCGGGATCGATTCCCCGGCTGTCATCGAGCAGAAAGTCCGGGAGGCTGAAGCGTATCCCATACTGAAAGTGAAGCTCGGCGGTGATAATGACGAAGAAATAATTCGTGCCGTCAGGAACGTGACGAAAAAGGCGCTTCGGGTGGACGCGAACGAGGGATGGAAAGTCAGGGAACAGGCTGTGGAAAAGATCAAGTGGCTGGAGCAGGAGGGCGTGGAATTTGTCGAGCAACCTATGCCCGCGGCTGATCTTGCGGGGACGGCATGGACGCGGGAACGCGTGAACCTTCCCCTGATTGCTGACGAGAACTCTCTACGCCTCCACGATGTTCCAAGACTGCAGGGAGCATTTGACGGCATCAACATCAAACTTATGAAATGCACAGGACTGCG
Proteins encoded in this region:
- a CDS encoding dipeptide epimerase, with the protein product MKLTCSRYDLKLRHTFTIARGARDVSPVVIVELEHDGITGFGESAPIARYGESIDSVTSFVSRIDWTRFNDPFQIESILTSVNGIAEGNTAAKASIDIALHDWVGRKLGLPLHKYWGLDKSRTPLTSYTIGIDSPAVIEQKVREAEAYPILKVKLGGDNDEEIIRAVRNVTKKALRVDANEGWKVREQAVEKIKWLEQEGVEFVEQPMPAADLAGTAWTRERVNLPLIADENSLRLHDVPRLQGAFDGINIKLMKCTGLREALRMIHTARACGMKVMIGCMIESSVAISAAAQLSPLIDYADLDGNVLITNDPFDGVRSLDGVITLLDRPGIGIERRS